The following proteins come from a genomic window of Chanos chanos chromosome 15, fChaCha1.1, whole genome shotgun sequence:
- the LOC115828914 gene encoding LOW QUALITY PROTEIN: uncharacterized protein LOC115828914 (The sequence of the model RefSeq protein was modified relative to this genomic sequence to represent the inferred CDS: substituted 1 base at 1 genomic stop codon) — protein sequence METFARIVRCRRMMLLYLLLLWHTTEAQIRYTIPEELKAHSVVGNIAKDLGLGVSEISHRMLRIASESGKEYFSVDLEKGELLVKERIDREILCAQSVSCILPLEAITENPLQLHRVEIQILDINDNAPVFQNNENILNVAESTAPGARFRLESAQDSDVGSNSLRTYTLSKNEHFVLDVKTEKDGNKIPELVLEKSLDRERQPQHRLLLTAIDGGNPARSGTTEINVKVLDNNDNAPVCEKASYDIQLEENTTRGLVVVTIRAVDPDEGANREIRYSFGPHTQEILQNLFSIDAVTGEIKVTDEIDYEASSSFKFDVLATDTGTPPMQGICSVHLDILDVNDNKPEIVLKSLPRPVREDAPVGTVVALISAKDLDTGDNGNVELSLQSDLPFTLKQTVSNHYALVTDKTLDREQHSAYTVQIMAADSGSPRLTSEKQIIVDILDVNDNPPRFTQQLYTVYVKENRVPGSILCSVSASDPDTGDNAKISYSILESKFQDVSVSSYIYINSDNGSVFSMHSFDYEKSKIFRFQVEAKDHGSPSLSSNATVHVFILDQNDNAPAVIYPSAVMGSVSHQRMSRTAKAGHLVTKVTAVDADSGHNAWMFYRLVEATDMSLFSINLHTGEVRTKRAVYEQDESSQRIVVEIKDNGDTAQSSTVTVDILLEDGIHEPIADIRQKAAETTKDTAITFYLIIALASVSVLSLFTFVILLVKCAKSSRGRTSCCIRRSDSDDYKNPNRNLQIQLNTDGPIKYVEVLGGDMLSQSQSFGSCLSPLSEFSDFTLVKPSSTLDFKEINVLDASLPDSAWTFESQQVRSXKRFLFLNYKVLSKCTFVEMETLIPKRRFQWKALGFLCLLWNTIDAQIRYSISEELKVGSVVGNIAKDLGLGLADISDRKLQIATDYGKQYFGVDLRRGDLMIAERIDREHICGSSTSCILTLETIIENPLQMHRVEIDIQDINDNAPVFPNNHIVLNVEESKIPGARLRLESAKDLDIASNSLHSYLLSKNEYFVLNVKTSKDGTKVPELVLEKALDREKQSSHSLLLTAVDGGNPAKSGTTEITIQVQDSNDNIPVFETSSYDVKLAENTPHGTVVLTVRAVDADDAENGQVVYSFDTNTPEIIKNVFSIDSERGAITVKGDLDFESNKLFRFDVLASDKGTPSLDGLCSVEVELVDVNDNVPEILLKSLPKPVREDAALGTVVALIGAKDSDSGDNGKVHLSIPSDLPFILKPSFSNYFELVTDSYLDRETFPTYDIEITAKDSGSTPLESKIVITVDVMDVNDNPPIFSQYLYTMYIKENNVPGSILCSVTATDPDLGENAKLSYSLLGSKIQDGFTSSSVYINSENGTVFSMHSFDYEKIKMFKFQVQAKDHGSPSLSSNATVHVFILDQNDNAPAVIYPSAVMGSVSHQRMPRSAKAGHLVTKVTAVDADSGHNAWMFYRLVEATDMSLFSVNLHTGQIRTKRSFSEEDDSSQRLLIEIKDNGQPVQSSTATVDILLEEGLHEPIADVQQRNADTKKGTKITLYLIISLTSVSVLSVLTFVILLIKCAKSSKGRTSCCIRRSDSDEYKNPNRNLQIQLNTDGPIKYVEVLGGDMLSQSQSFGSCLSPLSEFSDFTLVKPSSTIDFKELNVLDASLPDNAWTFESQQVRQTI from the exons ATGGAAACATTCGCGAGAATAGTGCGTTGCAGACGGATGATGCTCCTTTATCTACTGCTTCTATGGCACACAACCGAGGCGCAGATTCGTTACACCATTCCAGAGGAATTAAAAGCGCATTCAGTCGTTGGAAATATCGCCAAAGATCTTGGTTTGGGAGTCTCTGAAATTTCACATCGTATGTTGCGGATTGCTTCCGAGTCTGGTAAGGAGTATTTCAGTGTGGATTTGGAAAAGGGCGAGCTACTCGTAAAAGAAAGAATTGACAGAGAAATTTTGTGTGCGCAGAGCGTCAGCTGCATTCTTCCTTTGGAAGCAATTACAGAAAATCCCTTACAACTGCATCGTGTCGAAATCCAAATACTTGACATAAATGACAATGCTCCAGTGttccaaaacaatgaaaatattttaaacgtGGCTGAATCCACTGCACCTGGGGCGAGATTTCGTTTGGAATCTGCACAAGACTCAGACGTCGGCTCAAATTCTTTGCGCACGTATACACTAagcaaaaatgaacattttgtgctggatgtaaaaacagaaaaggatgGGAATAAAATTCCAGAGCTAGTGTTAGAGAAGTCCCtggacagggagagacagcCACAACACCGCCTCCTTTTAACGGCAATAGATGGTGGAAATCCTGCAAGATCAGGGACAACAGAGATCAATGTTAAAGTGCTTGACAATAATGACAATGCACCGGTTTGTGAAAAGGCGTCCTATGACATACAACTAGAAGAAAACACAACGAGAGGACTAGTTGTTGTTACCATCAGGGCTGTAGACCCAGATGAAGGCGCTAACCGTGAAATACGGTATTCCTTTGGACCTCACACACAAGAAATATTACAGAATCTATTTTCTATTGACGCTGTCACAGGCGAAATAAAAGTAACTGATGAAATAGATTATGAAGCGAGTAGTTCGTTTAAATTCGATGTTCTTGCTACAGACACAGGTACGCCTCCAATGCAAGGCATATGTAGTGTCCATTTAGATATTTTAgatgtaaatgacaataaacCAGAAATCGTATTAAAATCTTTACCCAGGCCAGTGCGCGAAGACGCTCCTGTTGGAACTGTCGTGGCTTTAATAAGTGCCAAAGACTTAGACACCGGAGACAACGGGAACGTTGAGCTGAGTTTACAATCAGATTTACCTTTTACTTTAAAGCAAACAGTTTCAAATCATTACGCTCTggtcacagacaaaacacttGATCGAGAGCAACACTCTGCATATACTGTACAGATAATGGCGGCTGACTCCGGCTCCCCGCGTCTAACGTCTGAAAAGCAGATTATTGTTGATATTTTAGATGTCAATGACAACCCCCCTCGCTTCACTCAACAGTTATATACAGTTTATGTCAAAGAAAACCGTGTCCCTGGATCAATACTATGTTCAGTATCCGCCTCTGATCCAGACACAGGAGACAATGCAAAAATATCCTATTCTATTTTGGAATCCAAATTTCAAGATGTATCTGTATcttcatatatttacataaactcGGATAACGGAAGCGTTTTCAGTATGCACTCATTTGACTATGAAAAATCGAAGATTTTTCGGTTCCAAGTGGAGGCAAAAGACCACGGCTCTCCATCACTTAGCAGCAACGCAACTGTTCATGTTTTTATTCTGGATCAGAACGACAATGCCCCTGCTGTCATTTACCCATCTGCAGTCAtgggctctgtctctcatcagaGGATGTCCCGGACTGCTAAAGCAGGACACCTCGTTACTAAGGTTACGGCAGTGGACGCTGACTCGGGTCACAACGCTTGGATGTTCTATAGACTTGTGGAGGCTACAGACATGTCTCTGTTCAGTATAAATTTGCATACCGGAGAGGTGAGGACTAAAAGAGCTGTTTACGAGCAGGATGAGTCTTCTCAGAGAATAGTAGTAGAGATAAAAGACAATGGAGATACAGCTCAGTCAAGTACAGTCACTGTGGACATATTGCTGGAAGACGGGATTCACGAGCCCATTGCAGACATTCGGCAGAAAGCTGCAGAAACCACAAAAGACACTGCAATCACTTTCTACTTGATCATTGCTTTAGCGTCTGTGTCGGTCTTatctttgtttacatttgttattTTACTAGTGAAGTGTGCTAAGAGCAGCAGGGGGAGGACGAGTTGTTGTATCAGACGATCTGATTCCGATGATTACAAAAATCCCAACAGAAACCTTCAGATACAGCTTAACACCGACGGACCTATAAAATACGTGGAGGTCTTAGGAGGTGACATGTTGTCTCAGAGTCAGTCCTTCgggtcctgtctctctccattgtcAGAATTCAGTGACTTCACCCTAGTTAAACCCAGTAGTACTCTTGACTTTAAGGAGATAAACGTGCTTGATGCGTCGTTACCAGACAGCGCTTGGACGTTTGAGAGCCAGCAGGTGAGAAGTtgaaaaagatttctttttctaaatT ACAAAGTTTTGTCTAAGTGCACATTTGTGGAAATGGAAACACTAATTCCGAAAAGACGATTTCAATGGAAAGCGCTGGGATTTCTGTGTCTCCTTTGGAATACAATAGATGCGCAGATTCGTTACTCCATATCCGAGGAACTAAAAGTGGGTTCCGTGGTTGGGAATATTGCAAAAGATCTGGGTTTGGGACTGGCTGACATTTCTGATCGTAAATTGCAAATAGCTACAGACTATGGTAAGCAGTATTTCGGCGTTGATTTAAGAAGGGGAGATCTTATGATCGCTGAGAGAATAGACAGGGAACATATATGCGGATCAAGTACAAGCTGTATTCTAACTTTGGAGACCATCATTGAAAATCCATTACAGATGCATCGTGTTGAAATTGACATACAGGATATTAATGATAACGCTCCAGTCTTTCCGAATAATCATATAGTACTTAATGTGGAGGAGTCGAAAATACCAGGAGCAAGACTACGTTTAGAATCTGCAAAAGATCTTGACATAGCGTCCAACTCTTTGCATTCTTATTTACTTAGTAAAAAcgaatattttgttttgaacgTAAAAACTAGTAAAGATGGAACCAAAGTCCCTGAGCTAGTTCTAGAAAAAGCATTAGATCGAGAGAAACAGTCATCTCACAGTTTATTATTGACCGCGGTAGATGGTGGAAATCCTGCAAAATCTGGCACGACAGAGATCACGATTCAGGTCCAAGATAGTAACGATAATATACCTGTATTTGAAACGTCTTCTTACGATGTGAAACTGGCAGAAAACACTCCGCATGGAACAGTGGTTTTGACTGTGAGAGCTGTAGATGCTGACGATGCTGAAAATGGCCAGGTAGTGTATTCCTTTGATACAAACACCCCCgaaattattaaaaatgtgttcTCTATTGATTCAGAGAGGGGCGCAATTACGGTCAAAGGTGATTTAGATTTTGAATCGAACAAATTGTTCAGATTTGATGTTCTTGCTTCAGACAAAGGCACTCCGTCTTTAGATGGTCTATGCAGTGTAGAGGTCGAACTAGtggatgtgaatgacaatgTCCCAGAAATTCTTTTGAAATCTCTCCCAAAACCGGTGAGGGAAGACGCAGCGCTTGGCACTGTTGTTGCTTTAATTGGCGCGAAAGACAGTGATTCTGGAGACAATGGAAAAGTTCACTTAAGCATACCGTCAGATTTACCATTCATACTGAAGCCTTCATTTTCCAATTATTTTGAATTGGTCACCGACTCATATTTAGATCGCGAGACATTTCCAACATATGACATTGAGATTACGGCAAAGGATTCTGGATCCACACCGCTTGAGTCGAAAATTGTAATAACGGTAGATGTCATGGATGTTAATGACAATCCTCCTATATTTTCACAATATCTGTACACGATGTACATCAAAGAAAACAACGTCCCCGGGTCAATATTATGCTCGGTGACAGCAACTGACCCAGATCTGGGGGAAAACGCAAAACTCTCCTACTCTCTTTTGGGCTCAAAGATTCAAGATGGCTTCACATCGTCTTCTGTTTACATCAACTCAGAGAATGGAACCGTTTTCAGCATGCATTCGTTTGACTACGAGAAAATAAAGATGTTTAAGTTTCAGGTGCAGGCGAAAGACCATGGGTCTCCGTCACTTAGCAGCAACGCAACTGTTCATGTTTTTATTCTGGATCAGAACGACAATGCCCCTGCTGTCATTTATCCATCTGCAGTCAtgggctctgtctctcatcagaGAATGCCCAGGTCCGCTAAAGCAGGACACCTCGTTACTAAGGTAACGGCAGTGGACGCTGACTCAGGTCACAACGCCTGGATGTTCTATAGACTTGTGGAGGCTACGGACATGTCTTTGTTTAGTGTAAATCTACATACAGGTCAAATAAGGACTAAACGGTCGTTTTCCGAGGAGGATGACTCCTCTCAAAGATTGTTAATAGAGATAAAGGACAACGGACAGCCAGTCCAGTCCAGCACAGCCACTGTTGATATACTCTTAGAAGAAGGGCTTCACGAACCCATTGCAGACGTTCAGCAGAGAAATGCAGACACCAAAAAAGGCACTAAAATCACACTCTACTTGATTATCTCTCTGACGTCCGTATCCGTGTTGTCTGTGTTgacatttgtcattttgctAATTAAATGTGCTAAAAGTAGCAAGGGAAGGACAAGTTGTTGTATCAGAAGATCTGATTCAGATGAATACAAAAACCCCAACAGAAATCTCCAGATCCAACTCAACACGGACGGGCCTATAAAGTACGTGGAGGTCTTAGGAGGTGACATGTTGTCTCAAAGTCAATCCTTCGGATcttgtctctctccactgtcagaATTCAGTGACTTTACCCTCGTTAAACCCAGCAGCACAATAGATTTTAAAGAGTTAAACGTTCTTGATGCGTCTTTACCAGACAACGCCTGGACATTCGAGAGTCAGCAGGTGAGACAAACGATTTAA
- the LOC115828915 gene encoding uncharacterized protein LOC115828915, whose product MEAVITIGRRKRIVLLYLLFLWHITEAQIRYTIPEELKEGSVVGNIAKDLGVGVSEISHRKLRIASESGKEYFSVDLGKGELLVNERIDREILCAQSVSCIIPLEAIIENPLQLHRIEIQILDINDNAPFFPNKEIVLNVAESTAPGARFRLEAAQDSDVGSNSLRTYILSKNDHFALDIKAISDGVKVPELVLEKSFDREKQPNHRLLLTAIDGGNPARSGTAEIDVRVLDNNDNAPVFDKSLYKIAVEENTPPGEVVVTVRAVDLDAGSNSEIRYSVSPRTSEILQNLISVDSVTGEVTLSKKIDYEAASSFRFDIVATDTGTPPMEGICTVHIDILDINDNKPEIILKSLSSPVREDAPVETVVALISAKDLDTGDNGKVHLTLQSDLPFALKPSISNHYALVTDKALDREQHAVYTIQIVAVDSGSPRLTSEKEITVDILDVNDNPPRFTQQLYTVYVKENRVPGSILCSVSATDPDTGDNAKISYSVLGTKFQDVSVSSYVYINSDNGSVFSMHSFDYEKMKTFRFHVEAKDHGSPSLSSNATVDVFILDQNDNAPAIIYPSAVMGSVSHQRMSRTAKAGHLVTKVTAVDADSGHNAWMFYRLVEATDMSLFIVNVHTGEVRTKRSVSEQDDTSQRLIIEIKDNGEPVQSSTVTVDILLEEGLHESIQDVRQKNTGTTESTKITFYLIISLASVSVLSVLTFIILLVKCARSSKGRTSCCVKRSDSDDYKNPNRNLQIQLNTDGPIKYVEVLGGDMLSQSQSFGSCLSPLSEFSDFTLVKPSSTLDFKEINVLDASLPDSAWTFESQQVSTRSKLRDTIGRIVRRKRIALLHLLFLCHITEAQIRYTIPEELKEGSIVGNIAKDLGFGVSEISHRKLRIASETGKEYFRVDLGKGELLVNKRIDREVLCAQSVSCIIPIEAIIENPLQLYRVEIQVLDINDNAPNFQNHKNILNVAESTAHGARFRLESAQDSDVGSNSLRTYTLSKNEHFILDIKTGKDGSRVPELVLEKSLDREKQSQHHLVLTAIDGGNPARSGTAEIDVNVLDINDNAPVCEKASYDIQLEENTTRGLVVVTIRAVDPDEGANSEVRYSFGPHTPDVLQNLFSIDAITGEIKVTDEIDYEAGTSFEFDIVATDTGTPPMQGICSVHIDILDINDNKPEIILISVPSPVREDAPVGTVVALISAKDLDTGDHGKVELSLQSNVPFALKPSISNHYALVTDKTLDREQHSVYTIQIVAVDSGSPRLTSEKQITVDIVDVNDNPPRFTQQLYTVYVKENRVPGSILCSVSASDPDTGDNAKISYSVLESKFQDVSVSSYIYINSDNGSVFGMHSFDYEKTKIFRFQVQAKDHGSPSLSSNATVHVFILDQNDNAPAVIYPSAVMGSVSHQRMSRSAKAGHLVTKVTAVDADSGHNAWMFYRLVEATDLSLFSINLHTGEVRTKRAVYEQDDSSQRLVVEIKDNGETAQSSTVTVDILLEDGIHEPIADIQQRTKAITKGSNVTFYLIISLASVSVLSVLTFIILLAKCARNSRGRTSCCIRRSDRDDYKNPNRNLQIQLNTDGPIKYVEVLGGDMLSQSQSFGSCLSPLSEFSDFTLVKPSSTIDFKEINVLDASLPDSAWTFESQQVSTWYKVRNDQK is encoded by the exons ATGGAAGCAGTCATAACAATAGGCCGTCGCAAACGGATAGTGCTGCTCTATCTACTGTTTTTATGGCATATAACCGAGGCGCAAATTCGCTACACCATTCCAGAGGAATTAAAAGAGGGCTCAGTTGTTGGAAATATCGCCAAAGACCTTGGTGTCGGAGTCTCTGAAATTTCACATCGTAAACTGCGCATAGCCTCGGAGTCTGGTAAGGAGTATTTCAGTGTGGATTTGGGAAAAGGCGAGTTACTTGTAAACGAAAGAATTGacagagagatcttgtgtgcaCAGAGCGTCAGCTGCATTATTCCTTTGGAAGCAATCATAGAAAACCCTTTACAATTGCATCGAATTGAAATACAAATACTAGATATAAATGACAATGCTCCATTTTTTCCAAACAAagaaattgttttaaatgtggcTGAATCCACTGCGCCAGGTGCAAGATTCCGTTTGGAAGCTGCACAAGACTCAGATGTCGGCTCAAATTCCTTGCGCACTTATATACTGAGCAAAAATGATCATTTCGCGCTTGACATAAAAGCAATATCAGATGGCGTAAAAGTTCCAGAATTAGTCCTTGAAAAATCGTTCGATCGAGAGAAACAGCCAAATCATCGTCTCCTTTTAACAGCCATTGATGGCGGAAATCCTGCAAGATCAGGCACAGCAGAAATCGACGTAAGAGTACTTGACAACAATGACAATGCGCCGGTTTTCGACAAATCATTATATAAAATAGCAGTGGAGGAAAACACGCCACCGGGAGAGGTAGTTGTTACGGTAAGGGCTGTGGACCTAGATGCAGGGTCTAACAGTGAAATACGCTACTCTGTTTCACCACGCACATCAGAGATTCTGCAAAACCTGATCTCCGTTGATTCGGTCACAGGCGAGGTTACATTATCAAAGAAAATCGATTATGAAGCTGCTAGTTCCTTTAGATTTGATATTGTTGCTACGGACACAGGCACACCACCGATGGAGGGAATATGCACTGTCCACATAGACATTTTAGATATAAATGACAATAAACCAGAAATTATATTAAAATCTTTATCCAGTCCAGTGCGCGAAGACGCTCCTGTTGAAACTGTCGTGGCATTAATAAGTGCCAAAGACTTAGACACCGGAGATAACGGAAAAGTTCATCTGACTCTGCAGTCAGATTTACCTTTTGCGTTAAAACCGTCTATTTCTAATCATTATGCTCTGGTCACAGACAAAGCATTGGATCGAGAGCAACACGCTGTGTATACGATACAGATAGTGGCAGTTGACTCTGGGTCGCCACGTCTAACGTCTGAAAAAGAAATTACTGTTGATATTTTAGATGTCAATGACAACCCCCCTCGCTTCACTCAACAGTTATATACAGTTTATGTGAAAGAAAACCGCGTCCCTGGATCCATACTCTGTTCAGTATCCGCCACTGACCCAGACACAGGAGACAATGCAAAAATATCCTATTCTGTTTTAGGAACCAAGTTTCAAGATGTATCTGTGTCTTCATATGTTTACATAAACTCTGATAATGGAAGCGTTTTCAGCATGCATTCATTTGACTACGAAAAAATGAAGACTTTTCGGTTCCATGTGGAGGCAAAAGACCACGGCTCTCCATCACTTAGCAGCAACGCAACTGTTGATGTTTTTATTCTGGATCAGAACGACAATGCCCCTGCTATCATTTACCCATCTGCAGTCAtgggctctgtctctcatcagaGGATGTCCCGGACTGCTAAAGCAGGACACCTCGTTACTAAGGTAACGGCAGTGGACGCTGACTCGGGTCACAATGCCTGGATGTTCTATAGACTTGTGGAGGCTACGGACATGTCCCTGTTCATAGTGAATGTACATACAGGGGAAGTGAGGACTAAACGCTCTGTCTCCGAACAGGATGACACCTCTCAGAGACTGATAATAGAGATAAAGGACAATGGAGAGCCAGTCCAGTCCAGCACTGTCACTGTGGATATACTGTTAGAGGAGGGGCTTCACGAATCTATTCAAGACGTACGGCAAAAAAATACAGGCACCACAGAAAGCACTAAAATTACATTCTACTTGATCATCTCTCTAGCATCCGTATCTGTCTTATCTGTGTTGACCTTTATCATTTTATTAGTTAAATGTGCTAGAAGCAGCAAGGGAAGGACAAGTTGTTGTGTAAAACGATCTGACTCCGATGATTACAAAAATCCCAACAGAAATCTACAGATCCAACTCAACACTGACGGGCCTATAAAATATGTGGAGGTCTTAGGAGGTGACATGTTGTCTCAAAGTCAATCCTTCggatcctgtctctctccattgtcAGAATTCAGTGACTTCACTCTCGTGAAACCCAGTAGTACTCTTGACTTCAAGGAGATAAATGTTCTCGATGCGTCTTTACCAGACAGCGCCTGGACATTCGAGAGTCAGCAGGTGAGCACCCGTTCAAAACTAAGAGAT ACAATCGGAAGAATAGTCCGTCGCAAACGGATTGCGCTTCTCCAtttactgtttctctgtcatataACCGAAGCGCAAATTCGTTACACCATTCCAGAGGAATTAAAAGAGGGCTCAATTGTTGGAAATATCGCCAAAGACCTTGGTTTTGGAGTCTCTGAAATATCACATCGTAAATTGCGAATTGCTTCCGAGACTGGTAAGGAGTATTTCAGAGTAGATTTGGGAAAGGGCGAGCTACTTGTGAATAAAAGAATTGACAGAGAGGTTCTGTGCGCACAAAGCGTCAGCTGCATTATTCCAATAGAGGCAATTATAGAAAATCCTTTGCAGCTGTATCGTGTCGAAATTCAAGTACTGGACATAAATGACAATGCTCCAAATTTCCAGAaccataaaaatattttgaatgtagcTGAATCCACCGCGCATGGCGCAAGGTTTCGTCTGGAATCTGCACAGGACTCTGATGTCGGCTCAAATTCCTTGCGCACGTATACACTAagcaaaaatgaacattttattcTTGATATAAAAACTGGAAAGGACGGAAGTAGAGTTCCAGAACTTGTATTAGAAAAGTCTTTAGATAGAGAAAAACAGTCACAACACCATCTCGTTCTGACTGCAATCGATGGCGGAAATCCTGCAAGATCAGGGACAGCAGAGATCGATGTCAACGTGCTTGACATAAATGACAATGCACCGGTTTGTGAAAAGGCGTCCTATGACATACAACTAGAAGAAAACACAACGAGAGGACTGGTGGTTGTTACTATTAGGGCTGTAGACCCAGATGAAGGCGCTAACAGCGAAGTACGGTATTCCTTTGGACCTCATACACCGGACGTACTACAAAATCTATTTTCTATTGATGCAATCACAGGCGAAATAAAAGTAACTGATGAAATAGATTATGAAGCAGGTACCTCATTTGAGTTTGATATTGTTGCCACTGATACAGGGACACCTCCAATGCAAGGAATATGTAGTGTCCATATAGACATTTTAGATATAAACGACAATAAAccagaaatcattttaatttctgtACCAAGCCCGGTGCGCGAAGACGCTCCTGTTGGAACTGTCGTGGCTTTAATAAGTGCCAAAGATTTAGACACCGGAGACCATGGGAAAGTTGAGCTGAGTTTACAGTCAAACGTACCATTTGCATTAAAACCGTCTATTTCCAATCATTATGCTCTGGTCACAGATAAAACACTTGATCGAGAGCAGCACTCTGTGTATACGATACAGATAGTGGCAGTTGATTCTGGGTCGCCACGTCTAACGTCTGAAAAGCAGATTACTGTAGATATTGTAGATGTCAATGACAACCCCCCTCGATTCACTCAACAGTTATATACAGTTTATGTGAAAGAAAACCGCGTCCCTGGATCAATACTATGTTCAGTATCCGCCTCTGATCCAGACACAGGAGACAATGCAAAAATATCCTATTCTGTTTTAGAATCCAAATTTCAAGACGTATCTGTATcttcatatatttacataaattcaGACAATGGAAGCGTTTTCGGCATGCATTCATTTGACTATGAAAAAACGAAGATTTTCCGGTTTCAAGTGCAGGCGAAAGACCATGGTTCTCCATCACTTAGCAGCAACGCAACTGTTCATGTTTTTATTCTGGATCAGAACGACAATGCCCCTGCTGTCATTTATCCCTCTGCAGTCATGGGCTCTGTTTCTCATCAGAGGATGTCCCGGTCTGCTAAAGCGGGACACCTCGTTACTAAGGTAACGGCAGTGGACGCTGACTCGGGTCACAATGCCTGGATGTTCTATAGGCTTGTGGAGGCTACGGACTTGTCTCTGTTCAGTATAAATTTGCACACCGGAGAGGTGAGGACTAAACGAGCTGTTTATGAGCAAGATGACTCTTCTCAGAGACTAGTAGTAGAGATAAAGGATAATGGAGAGACAGCTCAGTCAAGTACAGTCACTGTGGACATATTGTTAGAAGACGGGATTCACGAGCCCATTGCAGACATTCAGCAAAGAACTAAGGCCATAACAAAAGGAAGTAACGTAACATTCTATCTGATCATCTCTCTGGCATCCGTGTCCGTGTTATCTGTGTTGACTTTTATCATTTTACTAGCTAAATGTGCTAGAAATAGCAGGGGAAGGACAAGTTGTTGTATAAGACGATCTGACCGCGATGATTACAAAAATCCCAACAGAAATCTACAGATCCAACTCAACACTGACGGACCTATAAAATACGTGGAGGTCTTAGGAGGTGACATGTTGTCTCAAAGTCAGTCCTTCgggtcctgtctctctccattgtcAGAATTCAGTGACTTCACTCTCGTTAAACCCAGCAGCACCATTGACTTTAAGGAGATAAATGTCCTTGATGCGTCTTTGCCAGACAGCGCATGGACGTTCGAGAGTCAGCAGGTGAGCACCTGGTATAAAGTGAGAAACGATCAAAAATGA